The following are encoded in a window of Amphibacillus xylanus NBRC 15112 genomic DNA:
- a CDS encoding class I SAM-dependent methyltransferase — translation MIEQHFNQLDVIVEEHANQKTQNYLDSLIDVLELTLADKDQISDQSLFEKVKQLQFDQLEKDQIRKVIELASLKGLQGAVQTQHLITPDTIASYMVYLIEKIFPKRQELRIFDIVSGSGNLLTAVMNQLERTVHAYGSEVDPTLIELSVLSANLQQNVIEFFHQDSLQPFLLDPVDLVIADLPIGYYPDNDRAKSFKVYVEDEHTYAHHLLIEQSLNYTKEAGFCIFVIPNSLFSSDQATQLHALIHQSAHVVGLLQLPNTIFKSKQNAKSLFVLQKKGKDTKAPKEALLAQLPSFKDLQATENIVAKMNQWFKEAGYDQ, via the coding sequence TTGATTGAACAGCATTTTAATCAATTAGACGTGATAGTAGAAGAACATGCAAACCAAAAAACACAAAATTATTTAGATAGCTTAATTGATGTTTTAGAATTGACTTTAGCTGATAAAGATCAAATATCGGACCAATCTTTGTTTGAAAAAGTGAAGCAACTACAATTTGATCAATTAGAGAAGGATCAAATTCGTAAAGTAATTGAATTAGCTAGCCTCAAAGGACTACAAGGAGCTGTTCAAACGCAACATTTGATTACACCAGATACAATTGCGAGTTATATGGTTTATCTGATTGAAAAGATTTTTCCTAAAAGACAGGAATTAAGGATATTTGATATTGTTTCAGGATCAGGAAATCTGCTTACAGCGGTAATGAATCAGTTAGAACGTACAGTTCATGCCTATGGTAGTGAAGTTGATCCTACTTTGATTGAGTTAAGTGTATTAAGTGCAAATTTACAACAAAATGTGATTGAATTTTTCCATCAAGATAGTTTGCAACCTTTTTTACTAGATCCAGTTGATTTAGTAATTGCTGATTTACCAATTGGTTATTACCCTGATAATGATCGTGCAAAATCATTTAAAGTCTATGTCGAGGATGAACATACATACGCTCATCACCTACTAATTGAACAAAGTTTAAATTATACAAAAGAAGCAGGTTTCTGTATTTTTGTTATTCCAAACTCACTGTTCTCTAGTGATCAAGCAACTCAATTACACGCGCTCATTCATCAGTCGGCTCATGTTGTTGGTTTATTGCAATTACCTAATACGATCTTTAAATCAAAACAAAATGCAAAAAGTTTATTTGTTCTACAGAAAAAGGGGAAAGATACAAAAGCGCCTAAAGAAGCGTTATTAGCACAGTTGCCGTCATTTAAAGATTTGCAGGCAACAGAAAATATAGTCGCTAAAATGAATCAATGGTTTAAAGAGGCAGGATACGATCAATAA
- a CDS encoding acetate kinase: MLYKVLSINAGSSSLKFQLIEMPGEKVLAKGLVERIGLENSIFGLSYGDKEDEQVLDIPNHDKAVQLLLENLQASGVIKSLDEIDGVGHRVVHGGEKFSDSVLVTDEVLEEIEKVSELAPLHNPANITGIKAFKEVLPNVPAVAVFDTAFHQTMPAESYLYSLPYEYYEKYGIRKYGFHGTSHKYVSERAAEMLDEPLDRLRLITCHIGNGASVAAVENGKSIDTSMGFTPLEGVTMGTRSGSLDPALIPYIMDKTGKDVNEVLQVLNKESGMLALSGFSSDLRDIEKEANEGNERAILALNIFADRIHQYIGSYASKMNGVDAIVFTAGIGENSVVVRKLILQGLEFMGVYWDPVLNETRGKETMINYPHSPVKVLVIPTNEEVMIARDVNRLALQK; encoded by the coding sequence ATGTTGTATAAAGTATTATCAATTAATGCTGGGAGTTCGTCGTTAAAGTTTCAATTGATTGAAATGCCAGGAGAAAAAGTGTTAGCAAAAGGATTAGTAGAGCGTATTGGACTTGAAAATTCAATTTTCGGTTTAAGCTATGGAGATAAAGAGGATGAGCAAGTTTTAGACATCCCAAATCATGATAAAGCTGTACAATTACTTTTAGAAAACTTGCAAGCATCTGGTGTTATTAAGTCACTAGATGAAATTGATGGTGTTGGACACCGTGTTGTGCATGGTGGAGAGAAATTTAGTGATTCTGTATTAGTTACAGATGAAGTATTAGAAGAAATTGAAAAGGTTTCTGAATTAGCTCCATTACACAACCCAGCAAATATTACTGGTATTAAAGCATTTAAAGAAGTATTACCAAATGTTCCAGCAGTAGCTGTGTTCGATACTGCTTTCCACCAGACAATGCCAGCTGAATCATATCTGTATAGTTTACCGTATGAATACTATGAGAAATATGGTATCCGTAAGTATGGTTTCCACGGAACAAGTCATAAATATGTATCAGAGCGAGCTGCAGAAATGTTAGATGAGCCACTTGATCGATTACGTTTAATTACTTGCCATATTGGAAATGGTGCAAGTGTTGCAGCAGTTGAAAATGGTAAGTCAATTGATACATCAATGGGCTTTACACCACTAGAAGGTGTAACAATGGGGACGCGTTCAGGAAGTCTAGACCCTGCGCTTATTCCATATATTATGGACAAAACAGGTAAAGACGTTAACGAAGTTCTACAAGTTCTTAATAAAGAAAGTGGAATGTTAGCTTTATCTGGTTTTTCTAGTGATTTACGTGATATTGAGAAGGAAGCAAATGAAGGAAACGAACGTGCTATTTTAGCATTAAACATCTTTGCTGATCGTATCCATCAATACATTGGCTCATACGCTTCAAAAATGAACGGTGTAGATGCAATTGTATTTACAGCTGGTATTGGTGAAAATAGTGTCGTTGTTAGAAAATTAATTTTACAAGGACTAGAGTTCATGGGTGTTTATTGGGATCCAGTTCTAAATGAGACTAGAGGTAAGGAAACAATGATCAACTATCCTCACTCACCAGTTAAAGTATTAGTAATCCCAACAAACGAAGAAGTTATGATTGCACGTGATGTTAACAGATTAGCACTTCAGAAATAA
- a CDS encoding universal stress protein, with amino-acid sequence MLLDETYKNIVVAIDGSQASLRAFKKALMVCKRNNANLVIAHVVDTKTISTAETYDQTMINRSETYATQLLNDYKQQAEAAGLTNVKTHIDYGSPKVRIPKHVAKAFKADLIICGATGLNAVERFLIGSVSENIVRYAPCDVLVIRSDD; translated from the coding sequence ATGTTATTAGATGAGACTTATAAAAACATTGTCGTTGCCATTGATGGTTCACAAGCTTCATTAAGAGCTTTTAAAAAGGCTTTAATGGTTTGTAAGCGTAACAATGCTAATTTAGTTATTGCGCATGTCGTCGATACTAAGACCATTTCAACGGCAGAAACATATGATCAGACGATGATCAATCGATCTGAAACTTATGCAACACAATTACTTAACGATTACAAACAACAAGCAGAGGCAGCAGGACTCACAAACGTCAAAACCCATATCGACTATGGCTCTCCCAAAGTAAGAATTCCTAAGCATGTCGCAAAAGCATTTAAAGCTGATCTAATTATTTGTGGCGCTACGGGATTAAATGCAGTTGAACGCTTCTTAATCGGTAGTGTTTCTGAAAATATCGTTCGATATGCACCATGCGATGTTCTTGTCATTCGTTCTGATGATTGA
- a CDS encoding DRTGG domain-containing protein codes for MATKHEQILKHIETLSVGTKISVRQTAKDLSVSEGTAYRAIKEAENQGLVSTIERVGTIRIEQKSKENFEHLTFAEIIGIVDGQVLGGRDGLHKTLHKFVIGAMKKDAMLRYLEKDSLLIIGNRTDAHQLALEKGAAVLITGGFDTAEDIKRLADELKLPIISTSYDTFTVATMINRAIYDQLIKKEIVLVGDIYTPLSKTHYLNRNDTLAKWYQLNQETTHTRYPVVDDQNKVVGIVTSKDVIGKGEDTLIDKVMTKAPKTVFKQTSLAYAAHMMIWEAIELVPVVEQNHQLIGLISRQDVLKALQHVQRQPQVGETIDDIATSGFSMQQDGHQISFKTKITPQMTNALGTLSNGVFVSFVSEVCTRLITNMKKGDLVAENISVYFIRPVQIESVVEIIPKVLEIGRKSVKIDVELYHEKDIVGKAVLIGQLIERY; via the coding sequence GTGGCGACAAAGCACGAGCAAATATTGAAACACATTGAAACATTAAGCGTTGGAACTAAGATCTCAGTTAGACAAACTGCTAAAGATTTAAGTGTAAGTGAAGGAACTGCTTATCGAGCAATTAAGGAAGCAGAAAACCAAGGATTAGTTAGTACAATTGAGCGAGTTGGAACGATCCGAATCGAACAGAAAAGTAAAGAGAATTTTGAGCATCTGACATTTGCTGAGATTATCGGTATTGTAGACGGCCAAGTATTAGGTGGTCGAGACGGACTTCATAAGACATTACACAAATTTGTAATTGGCGCTATGAAAAAAGATGCTATGCTACGTTATTTAGAAAAGGACTCATTACTAATTATCGGAAATAGAACTGATGCACATCAGCTTGCTTTAGAAAAGGGTGCTGCTGTCTTAATTACCGGCGGGTTTGATACAGCAGAAGATATTAAACGCTTAGCTGATGAATTAAAGTTGCCGATTATATCAACGAGCTATGACACATTTACCGTGGCAACGATGATTAACCGAGCGATTTATGATCAGTTAATTAAAAAGGAAATTGTCCTTGTAGGTGATATATATACGCCATTAAGCAAAACTCACTACTTAAATCGTAATGACACTTTAGCGAAATGGTATCAATTAAATCAAGAAACGACTCACACACGCTATCCAGTAGTTGATGATCAGAATAAAGTGGTCGGTATTGTAACTTCTAAAGATGTAATTGGTAAAGGTGAAGACACTTTAATTGATAAAGTGATGACTAAAGCACCGAAAACAGTCTTTAAGCAAACATCACTCGCATACGCTGCCCATATGATGATTTGGGAAGCGATTGAACTTGTTCCAGTAGTTGAGCAGAATCATCAATTAATTGGCTTGATTTCAAGACAAGATGTTTTAAAAGCGCTACAACATGTGCAACGTCAGCCACAAGTAGGAGAAACGATAGATGATATTGCAACAAGTGGATTTTCAATGCAACAAGATGGTCATCAAATCTCTTTTAAAACAAAGATTACGCCGCAAATGACAAATGCCTTAGGTACTTTATCAAATGGTGTGTTTGTTTCTTTTGTGTCAGAAGTTTGTACGCGACTCATTACAAACATGAAAAAGGGTGACTTAGTAGCAGAAAATATTTCAGTCTATTTTATTAGGCCGGTACAAATAGAAAGTGTTGTCGAGATCATTCCGAAAGTCCTTGAAATTGGCCGTAAATCGGTAAAAATAGATGTTGAGCTTTATCATGAAAAAGATATCGTTGGTAAAGCAGTGTTAATCGGTCAATTAATTGAAAGGTATTAA
- a CDS encoding DHH family phosphoesterase, producing MNVTAEIREKIKQNDKIIIHRHVRPDLDAIGSQVGLATWIRDNFPEKQVYCVGEDDQSLSYLATMDQIEDDTYNDALVIVCDTANHPRIDDDRYHLGKEIIKIDHHPIVDQYGHTNWVDTEASSTSEMIYQLITENHDQEYKLTTKVAQLIYAGIIGDTGRFLFPSTTPRTFEVASELVKYPFDRSEIYQNLYELEPHIAKLQGRLLDQLAIDETGVVGIKLTKELLDKYQVTVDQSSSLIQVYGNIKGINCWAMFVEEDDQIRVRIRSKGKKINHVAEQFNGGGHPLASGATVYSWEEADQLLATLKQVCSK from the coding sequence ATGAACGTTACAGCTGAAATTAGAGAGAAAATTAAACAAAACGATAAAATAATTATCCATCGTCATGTCCGCCCAGACCTAGACGCTATTGGTTCTCAGGTCGGATTGGCAACGTGGATTAGGGACAATTTCCCTGAAAAACAAGTTTATTGTGTAGGAGAAGATGATCAATCATTAAGCTACTTAGCGACGATGGATCAAATCGAAGATGACACATATAACGATGCACTAGTTATCGTCTGTGATACTGCGAATCATCCACGAATTGACGATGATCGATATCACTTAGGTAAAGAAATCATTAAAATTGATCACCATCCAATCGTTGATCAGTACGGTCATACCAATTGGGTTGATACAGAAGCAAGCTCAACTTCAGAAATGATTTATCAATTAATTACCGAAAATCATGATCAAGAATATAAGTTAACAACAAAGGTTGCACAATTAATTTATGCTGGAATTATTGGTGATACGGGTCGGTTTTTATTTCCAAGTACAACGCCGAGAACATTTGAAGTTGCATCGGAATTAGTTAAGTATCCATTCGATCGTTCGGAAATCTATCAGAACCTTTATGAACTTGAACCTCACATTGCGAAGCTACAAGGCAGGTTACTTGATCAGTTAGCAATTGATGAGACAGGTGTTGTTGGCATCAAGCTAACGAAGGAGTTGTTAGATAAGTATCAAGTAACTGTAGATCAATCGAGTTCGTTGATTCAAGTCTATGGCAATATTAAAGGGATTAATTGCTGGGCAATGTTTGTTGAGGAAGATGATCAAATTCGTGTTCGGATCCGTTCCAAAGGGAAGAAAATTAATCATGTAGCTGAGCAGTTTAATGGCGGAGGTCATCCTCTAGCATCAGGTGCAACTGTATATAGCTGGGAGGAAGCGGATCAACTTTTAGCTACATTAAAGCAAGTTTGCAGTAAATAA
- the ytrI gene encoding sporulation membrane protein YtrI — protein MHLVPYYKNKNWQRFLAGLFVGALLSYFVFIYMYGQLLEKRIEENLQLRIEKQELQLAYQTLEQKMSDLNQKYQEKLTVHSIEIKITNAETFKLDRFSLHELQELLRNEVNVILGKEVTTLTEHYPLLIRTVENKPYKVDDFSYQAKVKHLFINEHSEIHIELDKAR, from the coding sequence ATGCATCTAGTACCATATTATAAGAATAAAAATTGGCAGCGATTTTTGGCTGGTCTTTTCGTTGGCGCTCTTTTAAGTTATTTCGTCTTTATTTATATGTACGGTCAACTATTAGAAAAACGCATTGAAGAAAATTTGCAATTGAGAATAGAGAAACAAGAGTTACAATTAGCTTACCAAACTTTAGAACAGAAAATGTCTGATCTAAATCAAAAGTATCAAGAAAAATTAACTGTCCATTCAATTGAGATTAAAATTACTAATGCTGAAACATTTAAACTAGATCGTTTTAGTTTACATGAATTACAGGAGCTATTAAGAAATGAAGTAAATGTAATACTCGGTAAAGAAGTTACAACGTTGACAGAGCATTACCCGTTGCTAATTCGCACAGTTGAAAATAAACCATATAAAGTTGATGATTTCTCCTACCAGGCTAAAGTTAAGCATCTGTTTATTAATGAACACAGTGAAATTCATATAGAGCTTGATAAAGCAAGGTAA
- a CDS encoding YtrH family sporulation protein: MEERFFATIIQCFFLALGVIIGGAFIGSIGAFASGEPPLTSIARIAKSLRIWAIVAAIGGTFDVISNFERGLMQGSTIDIIKQILVIITAMGGVQVALFVIEWFTQEELS; the protein is encoded by the coding sequence ATGGAAGAACGTTTTTTCGCTACTATTATTCAATGTTTTTTCCTCGCACTAGGTGTCATAATTGGTGGGGCCTTTATTGGGAGTATCGGGGCGTTTGCCAGTGGGGAACCACCCTTAACATCGATCGCAAGAATCGCAAAAAGTCTCAGAATCTGGGCGATTGTTGCCGCAATTGGTGGAACGTTTGATGTTATTTCAAATTTTGAGCGTGGGCTTATGCAAGGTTCTACAATTGATATTATTAAGCAAATATTAGTCATTATTACTGCTATGGGCGGTGTTCAGGTTGCACTTTTTGTGATTGAATGGTTTACACAAGAGGAGTTAAGCTAA
- the dnaE gene encoding DNA polymerase III subunit alpha, whose protein sequence is MSFVHLQVKSGYTFMHSTINLDQLVKKAKQDKMTAIALTDHNVLHGAIEFYQACKRENIKPIIGMETSVVINDRVNELIILAKNNHGYQSLLKISSLIQTSDVKQISFNDLSTILTDCLIILPIGSTSLKGLIQNGDINAIQGFLNMWPVRPVVGVTRFELDLIQILHKSGVDLVALGDVRYLEQTDQQAYRYLRAIDQKEKIFVKEDQPYRHFFTQSEASSYFQAYPDLLSQTVRIAEQCEVSFDLGQNHLPKFPVPEGYSSASYLKQLCLKSLNEKYSNQMREKAQQRLDYELSVIEKMGFSDYFLIVWDFVRFAKSKGILVGPGRGSAAGSLVAYLLSITEIDPIEYNLLFERFLNPERISMPDIDIDFSDYRRNEVIEYVKQKYGHQSVAQIGTFGSFKTRSIIRELAKAFSLPKVDLDFILGEIPAQGAGSITQAVKASKALLDYIQNHDHLKDFFKVARILEGLPRNMSTHAAGVIIHDHPLVDFVPLISDGSGNQLTQFSMNDVERIGLLKMDFLGLRNLTTIERILKMVSRYDAKEIDLEQIPLDDQKTYAIFQTGQTNGIFQFESQGMKRVLTRLKPTQFEDIVAVNALYRPGPMDFIDTYINRKHKREKVNFPHNDLIPILATTYGVLIYQEQIIQIAHRFAGFSLGKADLLRRAVSKKNHDDLQGLKSDFINGSVSRGYTADLAEELFSWIVRFANYGFNRSHAVAYSKIAYQLAYLKANYPVYFITELLNTVIGDQSKTIEYFKEAKQKKIKLLPPSINKSHYYYQPDHGHIRMGLSSIKAIGYPIVNEIIQARQQGRFKSLFDFCMRVSLKIVNRGAIETLILAGAFDEFGIERASLLASVDQAIEQGELFGGLEGEDSLFGDALNLEDDYQKVEPFELLEKLSFEKELLGVYISDHPLEVNRRHLRANGIMDFHYFYQQEQVKDIRFATLIQDINQIRTKRGDSMAFVKLTDENFEVDGVIFPNLYREVKVMLSEQMFCLVTGKKDIRNGKEQLIIDQITPLDLAEISSIDSHSARLYLQVADAAKLKLAIHTLERLARRHPGPIEIIVHQKDQNQTFKLSEQYFISNHYEVLNELKKQFGTENVVLK, encoded by the coding sequence ATGTCGTTTGTTCATTTACAAGTTAAAAGTGGCTATACTTTTATGCATAGTACAATAAATTTGGATCAACTAGTTAAAAAAGCCAAGCAAGATAAGATGACGGCGATTGCGCTAACTGATCATAACGTCCTTCATGGTGCGATTGAATTTTATCAAGCGTGTAAAAGAGAGAACATTAAACCTATAATTGGAATGGAAACGAGTGTTGTGATAAACGATCGGGTTAATGAGCTCATTATTTTGGCTAAGAATAATCATGGTTATCAATCTTTACTCAAAATCTCCAGTCTAATTCAAACGAGTGATGTCAAACAAATATCATTTAATGATTTATCAACCATTTTAACTGATTGTCTGATTATTTTACCGATCGGATCAACTAGTTTAAAAGGGTTAATTCAAAATGGTGACATCAACGCCATTCAAGGATTTCTAAATATGTGGCCAGTTAGACCTGTCGTTGGTGTGACTCGCTTTGAGCTCGATTTAATTCAAATATTACATAAAAGTGGTGTAGATTTAGTAGCGCTTGGTGATGTTCGTTATTTAGAACAAACCGACCAACAAGCCTATCGCTACCTTAGAGCAATTGATCAAAAAGAAAAAATATTTGTTAAAGAAGATCAGCCTTATCGACATTTTTTCACTCAGAGTGAAGCAAGCTCATATTTTCAAGCATATCCTGATTTACTCAGTCAAACAGTAAGGATTGCCGAACAATGTGAAGTATCATTTGATCTTGGTCAAAATCATTTACCTAAATTTCCGGTACCAGAAGGCTATTCTTCAGCATCTTATTTAAAACAATTGTGTCTTAAGTCATTAAATGAAAAATATTCAAATCAAATGAGAGAAAAAGCACAGCAACGGTTAGACTATGAACTATCTGTCATTGAGAAGATGGGATTTAGTGATTATTTCTTAATTGTATGGGATTTTGTTCGGTTTGCTAAAAGTAAAGGTATTTTAGTAGGGCCAGGTCGAGGTTCAGCTGCAGGATCATTAGTCGCTTATTTATTATCGATTACTGAGATCGATCCAATTGAATATAATCTATTATTTGAACGATTTTTAAATCCGGAAAGAATCTCGATGCCGGATATTGATATTGATTTTTCAGATTACCGTCGTAATGAAGTGATTGAATATGTAAAACAAAAATATGGACACCAGTCAGTGGCTCAAATCGGCACATTCGGCTCATTTAAAACACGTTCAATTATTCGGGAACTTGCAAAAGCATTTTCATTACCGAAAGTAGATCTAGATTTTATTCTAGGAGAAATACCTGCGCAAGGGGCAGGATCAATTACGCAAGCTGTTAAGGCTTCAAAAGCATTATTAGATTATATTCAAAATCATGATCATTTAAAAGATTTTTTCAAAGTGGCAAGAATATTGGAAGGTCTACCTAGAAATATGTCTACACATGCTGCAGGGGTTATTATCCATGATCATCCATTAGTCGATTTTGTTCCACTAATTTCAGATGGTTCTGGTAATCAACTGACGCAGTTTTCAATGAATGATGTAGAACGAATTGGTTTACTGAAGATGGATTTTTTAGGATTACGTAATTTAACAACGATTGAGCGGATTCTAAAAATGGTTTCGCGATATGATGCTAAAGAGATAGATTTAGAGCAAATTCCATTAGATGATCAGAAGACTTATGCTATTTTTCAAACTGGACAAACAAACGGTATTTTCCAATTTGAATCACAAGGGATGAAAAGAGTATTAACACGCCTAAAACCAACACAATTTGAAGATATTGTAGCTGTTAACGCACTGTATCGTCCAGGGCCAATGGACTTTATTGATACGTATATAAATCGTAAACATAAACGGGAAAAAGTTAACTTTCCTCACAATGATTTAATCCCGATTCTAGCAACAACGTATGGTGTACTGATTTATCAAGAACAAATTATTCAGATCGCACACCGTTTTGCTGGTTTTAGTTTAGGTAAGGCCGATTTATTACGCCGAGCCGTTTCAAAAAAGAATCATGATGACTTACAGGGTTTAAAATCTGACTTTATTAATGGAAGTGTATCACGGGGCTATACAGCAGATCTTGCTGAAGAGTTATTTTCTTGGATTGTCAGATTTGCCAATTATGGATTTAACCGTAGTCACGCAGTTGCATACAGTAAGATAGCGTATCAGTTAGCTTATTTAAAGGCCAATTATCCAGTCTATTTCATTACAGAATTACTAAATACGGTAATTGGTGACCAGTCAAAAACGATCGAGTATTTTAAAGAAGCTAAGCAGAAAAAAATTAAGCTACTCCCGCCATCAATTAATAAAAGTCATTATTATTATCAACCTGATCACGGTCATATTCGAATGGGCTTATCATCGATTAAAGCAATCGGCTATCCAATCGTTAATGAGATTATTCAAGCGAGACAGCAAGGAAGGTTCAAGAGTTTATTTGACTTTTGTATGCGTGTCTCACTAAAAATTGTTAATCGTGGTGCAATTGAAACTTTAATTTTAGCAGGAGCTTTTGATGAATTTGGTATTGAGCGTGCTTCTTTATTAGCATCTGTTGATCAAGCGATTGAGCAAGGTGAGCTGTTTGGTGGACTTGAAGGAGAAGACTCATTATTTGGAGATGCATTAAACTTGGAAGACGATTATCAAAAAGTTGAACCATTTGAATTATTAGAAAAGCTCAGCTTTGAAAAGGAGTTACTCGGAGTTTATATCTCTGACCACCCACTTGAAGTGAATCGTCGTCATTTACGAGCGAATGGAATTATGGATTTCCACTATTTCTATCAACAAGAGCAGGTGAAAGACATTCGTTTTGCTACATTAATCCAAGATATTAATCAAATTCGCACGAAGCGCGGTGATTCAATGGCGTTCGTAAAGCTTACTGATGAGAATTTTGAAGTAGACGGTGTTATTTTCCCTAATTTATATCGGGAAGTAAAGGTGATGTTAAGTGAACAGATGTTTTGTCTTGTAACGGGTAAAAAGGACATCCGTAATGGCAAAGAACAACTAATTATTGATCAAATTACACCACTAGATTTAGCTGAGATCAGTTCGATCGACTCTCATTCAGCTCGTCTATATTTACAAGTAGCTGATGCCGCTAAACTAAAATTAGCTATTCACACATTGGAACGACTAGCTCGACGTCATCCAGGTCCGATTGAAATTATTGTTCATCAGAAAGATCAAAATCAAACATTTAAGTTATCGGAGCAATATTTTATCTCAAATCATTATGAGGTACTAAATGAATTGAAAAAACAATTCGGCACAGAGAATGTTGTGCTTAAATAG